Within Deferrivibrio essentukiensis, the genomic segment TTGAAGAGGTCATACAGAGTAAATCCTTTTTGCCGGATTTAAAAAACTTGATTCCAAAACTCGAGAATCTCAGTTTAAAAGATACCCTTCTTGAGATAGCAACTGAAAATATCAAAAAACTCATTATGAAAAAAGGTGCAATAAAAATTTTCTTCTCGGAAGTAGACAGATATCCGGAGAGAGTAAGAGAAAGCCATAATGCCATGGTGGATGAAATGGTCAGAATTTTGACCAAATTTTTAATGTCCAAACTGACAAAATATTCAGACAAAGATATGAAATTAATCACAAAAATGTTTTGGTATATAATTTTCGGCTATTTTCTTGAAAATGAAATAATTAAAAACGAAGTTTCAGACTTTGACCTATTAAGAAAAATTTTTGACAGAAAAATAGATTTTTTCCTAAATGGAATTTTATAAAAATGGAGGATATATGTTAAAAAAATTATTCATCACAAGCTTTTTACTACTTTTTTTAGTGGCTGCAAACGCACAAGAGATGCCAGCACCACACGTGGATGTCTTTGAAATCAGCGGGTTTAAGCCATATGTTTTTGAGGCTACTTACCCCGCAAAAGTCAAAGCATATAATGTGGCAACAGTCGTTGCAAAAGTATCAGGCACTATTTTAAATCAATCCTTCAAAGAGGGTGAATTTGTTGAAAAGGGTGCACCCCTTTTTAAAATCGACGATGAAATTTACAAAAGTGATGTGGAAATTATCAAATCACAACTTGATGTTGCAAAAGTTCAGCTTGAAAAAGCAAAAGCAGATTTTGAAAGGGTAAGTCAATCTTTCAAAGAAAACGTTGTAAGTAAACAAGATTTTGACAATGCCAAATTTGCTCTTGAGCAGGCAAAATCAAATATAGCACTAATAAACAGCCAGCTTAAAAAAGCTCAAATTAACCTTGATTATACCAACATATTGGCTACCGAAAAAGGATATTTGGGGCTGAAAATGGTAAATATAGGCGACTTTGTCACACCGGGGACACCTGTAGTAACCATTACGGACAGCACAAAGGTATATGTGGAATTTTCATTACCCGACAAAGATTTTTCCAACCTTAAAAATGACCTTGGGGATTTTTCTAATGTTAATCTAACATTATCCGGGTTTGAAAACTTAAACGGTAAAATTACCTTTGTGGATTCAAAAGTCGATGAAGCTACATCTACGGTAAAATTCAGAGGTTTGATTGACAACAAAGACAAATTATTAACTCCGGGTATATTTGTAAGGGTAAACTTTAAAAGTGTCACTTCCAAAAATCTTGTCAAAATCCCTCAAAAAGCAGTTTTGCAAAATCCTATGGGGACAATCTGCTTTGTGGTTGAAAATGATGTCGTAGGGGTAAGGCCGCTTCAAATTATAGAAAGTAAAGATGATTTTTATTTCGTGCAAGGTCCTTTCAAACCGAATGACAAGGTAATTACAAATAACTTTTTCAAGGTAAAACCCGGAACAAAAGTCGTAATTGACAAAGTAATTAAAGAGGTTAACTAACTATGTTTTCTAAATTTTTTATAGAAAGGCCAAGGTTTTCAACTGTTATTGCAATAACAATAATTTTGTTAGGGCTTATAGCTTTGAAAAATCTACCGGTTAAAGAATATCCCACCCTAACCCCGCCACTGATAAATATTTCAGCAATTTACCCGGGAGCAGATGCCGATACTATTTCAAAAACAGTTGCTGCCCCCCTTGAAGAGGCTATAAACGGTGTTAATGATTTAATTTATATGACAAGTACTGCATCCTCAGGGATTTTATCGATAAGTGCATACTTTGAAATAGGAACAGACCCTGAAATTGCAAAAGTTGACATAAATAACAGGATTCAAACGGCGCTAAACCTTTTGCCTGAAGCGGTCAGAAGACAGGGGATAGAGGTAAGAGAAAGGACGCCTGACCTTTTGAAAGCATATGCTTTTGTGTCAGAAGGGGGAAAAAGGTCAGATACGGAAATCAGCAATTATATCCAGATAAACGTTCTTGATGATATCAAAAGGATTAAAGGTGTCGGCGATGCGGTAATATTTGGTGAA encodes:
- a CDS encoding TetR/AcrR family transcriptional regulator, which produces MSTKEKIIDAAFGLFSQKGYLGTTTKEIALHAGVSEVTLFRHFVSKESIFEEVIQSKSFLPDLKNLIPKLENLSLKDTLLEIATENIKKLIMKKGAIKIFFSEVDRYPERVRESHNAMVDEMVRILTKFLMSKLTKYSDKDMKLITKMFWYIIFGYFLENEIIKNEVSDFDLLRKIFDRKIDFFLNGIL
- a CDS encoding efflux RND transporter periplasmic adaptor subunit — encoded protein: MLKKLFITSFLLLFLVAANAQEMPAPHVDVFEISGFKPYVFEATYPAKVKAYNVATVVAKVSGTILNQSFKEGEFVEKGAPLFKIDDEIYKSDVEIIKSQLDVAKVQLEKAKADFERVSQSFKENVVSKQDFDNAKFALEQAKSNIALINSQLKKAQINLDYTNILATEKGYLGLKMVNIGDFVTPGTPVVTITDSTKVYVEFSLPDKDFSNLKNDLGDFSNVNLTLSGFENLNGKITFVDSKVDEATSTVKFRGLIDNKDKLLTPGIFVRVNFKSVTSKNLVKIPQKAVLQNPMGTICFVVENDVVGVRPLQIIESKDDFYFVQGPFKPNDKVITNNFFKVKPGTKVVIDKVIKEVN